From one Parabacteroides sp. FAFU027 genomic stretch:
- a CDS encoding beta strand repeat-containing protein: protein MKTRRRGLFCNSTEKQCSLKFRLAVKLLVFICFFGVGNSRAALVGPNISSKGVNLTGVGTAQWSNAVRVKAIDGSCAKVSLDPSEVSNYLVGRGLGFSLPMNAQISGIQVTIGYYSTTGVSRIQDSEVRLVKGGVVTGNSKAISNTNWPITETAKTYGQDSSLWGATWKASDINSVNFGVALSVKNASTTDVNTAYVDYIQVTVYYGMPKPTIQASNLSFSNETGSSMTISWKPGNGTNIIVLMNDIRQVDSDPVDLITYKSSSTFGAGDQIGIRNFVVFTGDTLVTSVNVTGLNSSTMYYISVYTYNSPSSKGNNTENVYMTPGATGRNSTKPASQDYQSAQTGFWKDVSTWQIYNDKANPPGWEAANSAPDAASSGKITILNGHIVTVSTAITADEVQINTGGKVTVSSTGSWTIQDGAGTDLSVDGIVENSGVILLSGPKQNSIPTVAFNSGSFYYHAKNDGNIIVASWDVGSTCFISGVTTTVPLVGGLNQSFGNFTWKCPGQTGVFDLQGNLKTIKKDFSLQSTGSGSLSLGSIAGDLSIGGKYIQSGGVLYGTQSAINRVITVAGDFALSGGTLDLNTGSGVDSLKVAGNFSHTGGILTVSGTSVGSGVVFNGTVPQIYTSGGTVSNKVNYTVLSDAYLQMGAGAILSGNGNFSLLQGATLGVTSPEGISKSGSTGNVQVAGTRAYTLGANYEYNGVSAQFTGNGLSQSKTGDVKINNAAGVSLSRSVIVGGSLFVNSGAKFSQGDSLITLYGDFVNRGTLISSGGGLEITDVADQSIETYVTTGTVSMTKTEGLAMFLGDFSAGALLLNGNGGILHLGYDRNHSTGNLTLTAGVLNAGSSTLNIGGNVTKTGGTFTANAGTINYSGLGNQTVVDLGYNHLGFAGSGVKTISIPLIVVGNLSVASGPSLVVSPGKALTVTGSISNSGAFTLSSDTIDGTATLIDNGVVNGGGAFSVQQYLRVASRNYYMASPVSDAKGLLASFMYYYDEPTYSWQNVMPGDPLVPLKGYILNNNTKGIVNFSGGQFNTAGKSIVINRTAGVYKAGFNLIGNPYPSYVDLKAAMQSALDNGDLEPTIWYRTKTNTVPSIYVFETVNTTTGVGTTVSTGVPVTQYLPPMQSVWVRVASGKTSASISFTNAMRSHTDLKYASNRLRSATVDDNRVLRLRVSNGVNDDELIFVFNPSASDGYDAYDSEKMLTTSANVPQLYTVVNGVQLSIDGLNNVSSVNTLPLVFSTGEANRYTIRASEIYNFDPDTKFVLVDNLQQTSYDLSSGGSYAFATTSAVTTANRFTLLVDTKSNVATALNQTEVLPDVQIYADENKQIVVEQNSTKVNGKVIVVNSLGQIVVSENLTESATTLKQRLFSGVYVVTATVGNRQLTKKITIR from the coding sequence ATGAAAACACGTAGAAGGGGGCTTTTTTGTAATTCGACTGAAAAGCAGTGTTCCCTAAAATTTAGATTAGCCGTTAAGTTGTTGGTATTCATTTGTTTTTTTGGAGTTGGGAATAGCCGGGCGGCATTAGTTGGCCCTAATATTTCAAGTAAAGGCGTTAATTTAACCGGAGTCGGAACTGCTCAATGGTCGAATGCGGTTAGGGTTAAAGCCATTGATGGTTCTTGCGCAAAAGTGTCGTTGGATCCGTCGGAAGTATCTAATTACTTGGTTGGTAGAGGTCTGGGCTTTTCATTGCCTATGAATGCACAGATTTCAGGAATTCAGGTTACTATAGGTTATTATAGTACTACTGGGGTTTCTCGAATACAGGATAGTGAGGTGCGTTTAGTTAAAGGTGGTGTTGTAACCGGAAATAGTAAGGCGATATCCAATACGAACTGGCCTATAACTGAAACAGCTAAGACTTATGGCCAAGACTCATCTTTATGGGGGGCAACCTGGAAAGCTTCAGATATTAACAGTGTGAACTTTGGTGTTGCTTTGTCCGTGAAAAATGCAAGCACGACAGATGTAAATACGGCTTACGTTGACTATATCCAGGTTACTGTTTACTACGGTATGCCTAAGCCTACTATTCAGGCGTCTAACCTGAGTTTTTCAAATGAAACCGGTTCGAGTATGACAATAAGCTGGAAACCCGGAAACGGAACAAATATTATTGTGTTAATGAACGATATACGACAAGTCGATAGCGATCCTGTAGATTTAATCACTTATAAATCCAGTTCTACCTTTGGGGCTGGTGATCAGATTGGTATCCGTAATTTTGTTGTTTTCACTGGTGATACTCTTGTTACAAGTGTTAATGTAACCGGATTGAATTCAAGTACAATGTATTATATATCCGTTTATACATATAACTCACCATCGAGTAAAGGAAATAATACTGAAAATGTTTATATGACACCTGGGGCAACAGGTAGAAATTCAACTAAGCCTGCTTCTCAAGACTATCAGAGTGCACAAACGGGCTTTTGGAAAGATGTAAGCACATGGCAAATCTATAATGATAAAGCAAATCCACCTGGATGGGAAGCTGCAAATTCAGCGCCGGATGCAGCTTCATCTGGCAAAATAACTATTCTAAATGGTCATATTGTCACGGTATCAACAGCTATTACTGCTGATGAGGTGCAGATTAATACCGGAGGAAAGGTGACTGTAAGTTCAACCGGAAGCTGGACGATTCAAGATGGAGCGGGAACCGATCTCTCTGTTGATGGGATAGTAGAGAATTCAGGGGTTATTTTATTGAGTGGCCCTAAACAAAACTCTATCCCAACTGTCGCATTTAATAGTGGAAGTTTTTATTATCATGCGAAAAATGATGGGAATATAATTGTAGCTTCGTGGGATGTAGGTTCGACATGTTTTATTTCCGGGGTTACGACTACAGTTCCACTTGTCGGTGGTTTAAATCAATCTTTTGGGAATTTTACATGGAAATGTCCTGGACAAACAGGTGTATTTGATTTGCAAGGTAATCTGAAAACCATTAAAAAAGACTTTTCCCTGCAAAGTACCGGTTCCGGTAGCCTGTCCTTAGGTAGCATTGCAGGAGATTTGTCTATTGGCGGCAAATATATTCAGTCTGGAGGTGTTCTGTATGGTACTCAATCCGCAATAAACCGTGTGATAACAGTTGCAGGTGACTTTGCTTTATCCGGTGGTACTCTGGATTTAAACACAGGGAGTGGGGTAGATTCGTTGAAAGTTGCCGGTAACTTTAGCCATACAGGTGGCATCCTCACTGTTTCAGGGACTTCGGTTGGTAGTGGTGTAGTTTTTAATGGAACTGTGCCTCAGATTTATACATCCGGTGGAACAGTCAGTAACAAGGTTAATTATACAGTCCTGAGTGATGCTTATCTGCAAATGGGAGCCGGTGCAATTCTGTCTGGTAATGGAAATTTTTCACTTTTGCAAGGTGCTACTCTTGGAGTAACTTCACCAGAGGGGATTTCAAAAAGTGGATCAACGGGGAATGTACAGGTGGCAGGTACAAGGGCTTATACCCTTGGAGCGAATTATGAGTATAACGGAGTTAGTGCTCAGTTTACTGGAAACGGTCTGTCTCAGAGCAAAACCGGAGATGTGAAGATAAATAATGCAGCCGGAGTAAGCCTTAGCCGATCTGTAATAGTTGGTGGAAGCTTATTTGTTAACTCTGGCGCCAAATTCAGTCAGGGGGATAGTTTAATAACATTATATGGTGACTTTGTTAACCGTGGCACATTGATCAGTAGCGGCGGAGGGTTGGAAATAACTGATGTGGCGGATCAAAGTATTGAAACTTATGTTACAACAGGAACTGTATCTATGACAAAGACTGAAGGTTTGGCGATGTTCCTTGGTGATTTTAGTGCAGGAGCCTTGTTGTTAAATGGTAATGGGGGGATATTACATTTGGGGTACGATCGGAATCATTCAACCGGAAACCTTACATTAACCGCAGGTGTATTAAATGCCGGCTCAAGTACCCTTAATATTGGAGGTAACGTTACCAAAACTGGTGGAACCTTTACGGCAAATGCAGGGACGATAAATTATAGTGGTTTGGGGAACCAAACAGTAGTAGACCTTGGTTATAACCATCTGGGATTTGCCGGAAGTGGTGTTAAAACAATATCCATACCACTTATCGTTGTAGGCAATTTGTCTGTAGCATCCGGCCCGTCTTTGGTCGTAAGTCCCGGAAAAGCTCTTACTGTAACCGGTTCAATATCCAATAGTGGGGCGTTTACTCTTTCAAGTGATACAATCGATGGTACCGCAACTCTGATTGATAATGGTGTTGTTAACGGAGGTGGAGCTTTCTCAGTACAGCAATATTTACGTGTTGCCTCACGAAATTACTATATGGCATCTCCTGTTTCAGACGCAAAGGGACTTCTTGCTTCATTTATGTATTATTATGATGAACCAACTTATTCATGGCAGAATGTTATGCCAGGTGACCCTTTGGTTCCTTTAAAGGGATACATACTAAATAATAATACCAAGGGGATTGTCAATTTTAGCGGAGGACAATTTAATACAGCGGGTAAAAGTATTGTGATCAACCGGACTGCCGGTGTCTATAAGGCCGGATTTAACCTGATCGGAAATCCATATCCGTCGTATGTCGATCTGAAAGCAGCAATGCAGAGCGCGTTGGACAATGGAGATCTGGAGCCCACTATCTGGTATCGTACAAAGACGAATACCGTGCCGAGTATATACGTTTTTGAAACAGTGAATACAACTACCGGAGTTGGAACTACTGTTTCTACGGGGGTGCCTGTTACTCAATATTTGCCGCCGATGCAGTCGGTTTGGGTGAGAGTTGCATCAGGGAAAACAAGTGCTTCGATCAGTTTTACAAATGCTATGCGATCTCATACAGATCTGAAATATGCCTCTAATAGACTTAGAAGTGCAACGGTCGATGATAACCGGGTGTTGCGATTAAGGGTTTCAAACGGGGTGAATGACGACGAACTGATCTTTGTGTTTAATCCATCTGCTTCTGACGGTTATGATGCTTACGACTCAGAAAAAATGTTGACAACAAGTGCTAATGTGCCCCAGCTCTATACGGTAGTTAATGGTGTGCAATTATCGATTGACGGATTGAATAATGTATCTTCGGTAAATACGTTGCCTCTGGTGTTTTCTACCGGCGAAGCCAACAGATATACCATCAGAGCTTCCGAAATATACAACTTTGATCCGGATACTAAATTTGTATTGGTCGATAATCTGCAACAAACCAGTTATGATCTGTCATCGGGTGGTTCATATGCATTTGCAACCACAAGTGCTGTTACAACTGCTAATCGTTTTACTCTATTGGTTGACACTAAATCAAATGTAGCTACAGCATTGAATCAAACGGAGGTTTTACCTGATGTGCAGATATATGCCGATGAAAATAAACAGATCGTGGTTGAACAGAACAGCACAAAGGTAAACGGGAAAGTAATTGTTGTAAATTCGCTGGGGCAGATTGTTGTCTCAGAAAACCTGACCGAATCAGCAACTACTTTAAAGCAACGATTATTTTCGGGAGTTTATGTGGTTACAGCAACTGTTGGTAATAGGCAACTCACAAAAAAGATTACAATAAGATAG
- a CDS encoding transglycosylase domain-containing protein: MLKKIMSSLRLYWTKLKAWRVKRRARFRTLPWYRKIANLIISFLVLFLLYLFLVDINFLWLFGKSPSMKSIKDPNQSVASQIISADGKVIGKYFHENRMPVEYNEISPMLIKALISTEDERFYSHHGVDFKGIFAAAKDAMHGRSRGASTITQQLVKNMFKTRKQYSTGIFGYIPGIKLLVAKTKEWTTAVKIEMFYSKDEILTMYLNTVDFGSNAYGIKTAAKTFFKTTPSKLTTEQSATLVGLLKATTSYSPILHPKRSMERRNVVLDNLLSHNVITARECDSLKQLPIKLDYSIEQAFDGDALHFRSYLAKELEGWCKQNGYDLYSDGLKIHVTIDTRLQKYAEEAVDKQMRRVQKRFNEHWQGQNPWQDENHQEIPSFIEDIAKRTEYYRALKTRFANNMDSVHVYMNRPHKIKLFDYEKGEIEKELSPMDSIRYMNRFMHAGFMAMEPESGFVRAWVGDVNFKYWQYDNVGQSKRQPGSTFKLFVYTAAMMHGMSPCDMMTDKQVSWPYRENGEDKMWNPHNADGRFGGYPITLKNAFARSINSIAVQLAQQVGLKDIVKYAHLMGIKTPLEEIPALSLGASDVSLLELVNSYCTVVNEGNYHERVLVTSIEDRDGNVIYTYKPVVRPAIPYEDAWLMLELLKGGLTEPGGTTQALWEWDLFKWNTDFGGKTGTSSNHSDAWFVGVTPKLVGGAWVGGEHRAVHFRTGSLGEGSKSALPIFAMFMEKVLADPALAQYRGKFPAKPKQTITRNYSCHTYMQRSSASDSLESTEGIEPMPDAEQPAEETPAEPTE; encoded by the coding sequence ATGTTGAAAAAGATTATGTCTTCTCTCCGGTTATACTGGACAAAGCTAAAAGCGTGGCGGGTGAAACGAAGAGCCCGTTTTCGTACTCTACCCTGGTATCGCAAGATTGCCAATCTGATTATCTCCTTTCTGGTACTTTTTTTGCTCTATCTTTTCTTAGTTGATATAAACTTTTTGTGGCTGTTTGGTAAATCGCCCAGTATGAAGAGTATCAAGGATCCTAACCAGAGTGTCGCTTCGCAGATTATCAGCGCCGATGGAAAGGTGATTGGTAAATATTTCCACGAGAATCGTATGCCGGTGGAGTATAACGAGATTTCACCGATGTTGATCAAAGCTCTGATTTCAACGGAAGATGAGCGCTTTTACAGTCACCATGGTGTGGATTTTAAAGGTATTTTTGCAGCGGCCAAAGATGCTATGCATGGGCGTAGTCGCGGGGCTAGTACCATTACCCAGCAGTTGGTCAAGAATATGTTTAAGACGCGTAAGCAGTATTCTACCGGAATTTTTGGCTATATCCCAGGCATAAAACTATTGGTTGCCAAGACGAAAGAATGGACTACAGCGGTTAAGATAGAAATGTTTTACTCGAAGGATGAGATTCTGACGATGTATCTCAATACCGTTGACTTTGGAAGTAATGCATACGGAATCAAAACTGCCGCTAAAACTTTCTTCAAAACAACTCCGTCTAAACTAACGACGGAACAGTCTGCTACGCTGGTTGGCTTGTTGAAAGCGACCACATCTTACAGCCCGATTTTACACCCCAAACGTTCTATGGAACGCCGGAATGTTGTGTTGGATAATTTGCTTAGTCATAATGTAATAACAGCACGGGAGTGCGACTCTCTGAAGCAGTTGCCGATTAAGCTGGATTATAGCATTGAGCAGGCTTTCGACGGTGACGCCCTGCACTTCCGGTCTTATCTGGCCAAAGAGCTTGAGGGTTGGTGTAAGCAAAATGGTTATGACCTCTATTCTGACGGGTTGAAAATTCACGTTACCATTGATACGCGTTTGCAGAAATATGCCGAAGAGGCGGTGGATAAGCAGATGCGACGCGTGCAAAAACGTTTCAACGAACACTGGCAGGGACAAAACCCATGGCAGGATGAGAACCATCAGGAGATTCCTAGTTTTATTGAGGATATAGCCAAAAGAACAGAGTATTATCGTGCGCTTAAGACGCGTTTTGCGAATAACATGGATTCGGTTCATGTTTACATGAACCGCCCTCACAAGATTAAGCTTTTCGATTACGAAAAAGGAGAAATTGAAAAAGAGTTGAGCCCTATGGACTCGATTCGTTACATGAATCGTTTCATGCACGCCGGTTTTATGGCGATGGAGCCGGAGAGTGGTTTTGTCCGTGCCTGGGTGGGTGACGTAAACTTTAAATACTGGCAATACGATAATGTAGGCCAGTCGAAGCGCCAGCCGGGTTCTACCTTTAAGCTCTTTGTTTATACGGCTGCGATGATGCACGGTATGTCGCCATGCGATATGATGACGGATAAACAAGTTTCATGGCCTTACCGTGAAAATGGTGAAGATAAGATGTGGAATCCGCACAATGCCGATGGCCGCTTTGGGGGCTATCCGATTACACTTAAGAATGCTTTTGCCCGGTCTATTAACTCTATTGCCGTGCAGTTGGCACAACAGGTCGGACTGAAAGATATCGTGAAATATGCCCACTTGATGGGTATTAAAACGCCGCTTGAAGAGATTCCGGCTTTGTCGTTAGGTGCTTCGGATGTCTCTCTGTTAGAGCTGGTGAATTCTTACTGTACAGTGGTAAATGAAGGTAATTACCATGAGCGGGTGTTGGTGACTTCCATCGAAGACCGCGACGGTAATGTGATTTATACTTACAAACCGGTGGTGCGTCCTGCGATTCCTTATGAAGATGCCTGGTTGATGCTGGAGTTGCTGAAGGGCGGTCTTACCGAGCCGGGCGGAACCACACAGGCTTTGTGGGAGTGGGATCTCTTCAAATGGAATACCGATTTCGGAGGTAAAACCGGAACGTCTTCCAATCACTCTGATGCCTGGTTTGTCGGCGTAACGCCGAAATTGGTAGGAGGTGCCTGGGTAGGAGGAGAACATCGCGCGGTTCACTTCCGGACTGGTAGTCTGGGTGAAGGTAGTAAATCTGCATTGCCTATATTTGCTATGTTTATGGAAAAGGTGCTTGCTGATCCTGCCTTAGCGCAGTATCGGGGTAAATTCCCGGCTAAGCCTAAGCAGACCATTACCCGTAACTATTCCTGTCACACTTATATGCAGCGTTCGTCTGCGTCCGATTCCCTGGAATCAACCGAAGGTATAGAGCCTATGCCTGATGCGGAGCAGCCTGCTGAAGAGACTCCGGCTGAACCTACAGAATAA
- a CDS encoding IS5 family transposase, which yields MKQYPTNLTDSQWSLIEGVFNNKRPRKHKLRDILNAIFYLLKTGCQWRMLPFNFPPWQTVYYYLTVWRHNETIDRIHELLRDKVRQKAGREKSPSLGLIDSQSVKTTRSGGICRGIDGGKKTKRRKRHIIVDTLGLLLAVAVHAAKEHDSKSAPKVLALLKNRFDRLVKIIADGGYPGELIEYTKSNFKLILEIVLRKDDSPKFQVIPQRWVVERTFSWFESNRRLSKDFEFRTDTSETMIRLAMIKLVLNRL from the coding sequence ATGAAACAATACCCAACCAACCTTACCGATAGCCAGTGGAGCTTAATTGAAGGCGTTTTCAACAACAAACGCCCTCGAAAACATAAATTGCGAGATATACTCAACGCAATCTTCTATTTGCTTAAAACAGGGTGTCAATGGCGAATGCTCCCTTTTAATTTTCCGCCGTGGCAGACAGTGTATTACTATCTTACGGTTTGGAGGCATAATGAAACCATTGACAGAATACACGAACTCCTTCGTGATAAAGTACGCCAAAAAGCCGGTCGGGAAAAATCCCCAAGCCTTGGTTTAATAGACAGCCAATCCGTCAAAACAACCCGCAGTGGCGGTATTTGTCGTGGAATAGATGGTGGCAAGAAAACCAAGAGACGCAAAAGACACATAATTGTTGATACTTTGGGATTACTTTTGGCCGTGGCTGTGCATGCTGCAAAAGAGCACGATAGCAAGTCTGCACCAAAAGTACTCGCTCTTTTAAAAAATCGATTTGACAGACTCGTCAAGATTATTGCAGATGGTGGCTATCCTGGTGAACTAATCGAATACACCAAATCTAACTTTAAGCTCATTCTGGAAATAGTCTTACGTAAAGACGATTCTCCTAAATTTCAGGTTATACCTCAAAGATGGGTAGTAGAAAGAACTTTTTCTTGGTTTGAAAGTAATCGAAGACTGTCTAAAGACTTCGAGTTTAGAACTGACACCAGTGAAACTATGATTCGTTTAGCTATGATAAAACTTGTGCTGAATAGACTTTAA
- the thrS gene encoding threonine--tRNA ligase: MIKITFPDGSNREFAAGVTPLQVAESISPRLAQDVLAASINGEEWDLSRPVNADSSIKLFKWDDAEAKHAFWHSSAHLMAEALQELYPHIKFGIGPAIENGFYYDVDSGEQPLRDSDFEKIEKKMLELATQKQEIVRQEISKEDALKMFGDRGEVYKTELISELEDGTITTYSQGSFTDLCRGPHLPNTSPIKAVKLMALAGAYWRGDEKRKQLTRIYGITFPKKKMLDEYLALLEEAKKRDHRKIGKELELFAFSEAVGKGLPLWLPKGTALRSRLEDFLKRIQKRFGYQQIMTPHIGLKGLWETSGHWAKYGKDSFQPILTPEEDEVFLMKPMNCPFHCEIYKTAPRSYKDLPLRYAEFGTVYRYEQSGELHGLTRVRGFTQDDAHIFCRPDQLKEEFQKVMDIIFIIFGALDFKNFEAQISLRDPNNKEKYIGSDEVWEKSERAIVEACQEKGLNARVELGEAAFYGPKLDFMVKDAIGRRWQLGTIQVDYNLPERFELEYNGSDNQKHRPVMIHRAPFGSMERFVAVLIEHTGGKFPLWLTPDQVVILPISEKFNDYAQQVANELAQQDIRAIVDDRNEKIGRKIRDNELKRIPYLLIVGEKEAENGEVSVRKQGEGDKGTLKVADFAAEITAEVERQMTSW, translated from the coding sequence ATGATAAAAATAACTTTTCCGGATGGATCAAACCGCGAATTTGCAGCAGGCGTAACTCCTCTGCAAGTAGCCGAAAGCATCAGTCCGCGCCTGGCTCAGGATGTACTGGCAGCCAGCATCAATGGAGAAGAATGGGATCTGAGCCGTCCGGTAAACGCTGACAGTTCAATCAAGTTATTCAAATGGGACGATGCTGAAGCTAAACACGCTTTCTGGCATTCTTCTGCTCACTTGATGGCTGAAGCTTTGCAAGAGCTTTATCCTCATATTAAATTCGGTATTGGTCCGGCTATTGAAAACGGATTCTATTACGACGTAGATTCAGGCGAACAGCCGCTTCGAGACAGCGACTTCGAAAAAATCGAAAAGAAAATGCTGGAGCTTGCCACTCAAAAGCAGGAGATCGTACGTCAGGAAATTTCAAAAGAAGATGCATTGAAAATGTTTGGCGATCGTGGTGAGGTGTACAAAACCGAGCTGATCTCCGAACTTGAAGACGGTACTATTACCACCTATTCACAAGGTTCGTTTACCGATCTTTGCCGCGGACCTCACTTACCTAACACCTCTCCGATCAAAGCCGTTAAACTGATGGCATTGGCCGGAGCATACTGGCGTGGTGATGAAAAACGCAAACAGCTGACCCGTATCTACGGTATCACTTTCCCTAAAAAGAAGATGCTGGATGAATATCTGGCACTGCTTGAAGAGGCGAAAAAACGTGACCACCGTAAAATCGGTAAAGAACTCGAGCTTTTCGCTTTCTCTGAAGCGGTAGGTAAAGGTTTACCATTGTGGTTACCTAAAGGAACAGCTCTTCGCAGCCGTCTGGAAGACTTCCTGAAACGTATTCAGAAACGTTTCGGATATCAACAGATCATGACTCCGCACATCGGATTAAAAGGACTTTGGGAAACGTCAGGCCACTGGGCAAAATATGGCAAGGATTCATTCCAACCGATTTTGACTCCGGAAGAAGATGAAGTATTCCTGATGAAACCGATGAACTGTCCATTCCACTGCGAAATCTATAAAACCGCTCCCCGTTCATACAAAGACCTGCCTTTGCGTTATGCTGAGTTCGGTACCGTTTACCGTTACGAGCAAAGTGGCGAGTTGCACGGTTTGACACGGGTACGAGGCTTTACTCAGGACGATGCGCACATCTTCTGCCGCCCTGACCAGTTGAAAGAGGAGTTCCAAAAAGTGATGGATATTATCTTCATCATCTTTGGCGCATTGGATTTCAAAAACTTCGAAGCGCAAATCTCACTCCGTGATCCTAACAACAAAGAGAAATACATTGGCTCGGATGAAGTTTGGGAAAAATCAGAGCGTGCGATCGTGGAAGCCTGTCAGGAAAAAGGATTAAACGCCCGCGTGGAATTGGGTGAAGCTGCTTTCTACGGTCCGAAACTGGACTTCATGGTGAAAGATGCAATCGGTCGCCGTTGGCAGCTGGGAACCATCCAGGTGGACTACAACCTGCCAGAACGCTTCGAACTGGAATATAACGGCTCTGACAACCAGAAACACCGTCCGGTGATGATTCACCGCGCACCATTCGGTTCGATGGAACGCTTCGTAGCCGTATTGATCGAGCACACCGGTGGTAAGTTCCCGTTATGGCTAACTCCGGATCAGGTAGTTATCCTGCCGATCAGTGAAAAATTCAACGATTACGCACAACAAGTGGCTAACGAACTGGCTCAACAGGACATCCGCGCTATAGTGGACGACCGTAACGAGAAGATCGGCCGTAAGATCCGCGACAACGAGTTGAAACGTATTCCTTACCTTTTAATTGTGGGTGAGAAAGAAGCCGAAAACGGCGAAGTATCAGTTCGCAAGCAAGGTGAAGGCGATAAAGGAACACTGAAAGTGGCTGATTTCGCTGCTGAAATCACAGCTGAAGTGGAACGCCAGATGACCAGCTGGTAA
- the infC gene encoding translation initiation factor IF-3 codes for MRIDNRQKDRLKDKQKDQHRINNFIRVKEVRLVGENIEQGVYPVQEALKMAENLELDLVEISPTAVPPVCRIMDYQKFLYQQKKKQKEQKAKSTKIVVKEIRFGPQTDDHDYNFKLKHAKSFLEEGSKVKAYVFFKGRSILFKEQGEVLLLRFANELEDYAKVDQLPVLEGKRMIIMLSPKKKEKAAEKPKPAAPVAEKPKAE; via the coding sequence ATGAGAATAGACAATAGACAAAAGGACAGACTAAAAGACAAACAAAAGGACCAACACAGAATCAATAACTTTATTCGTGTAAAAGAGGTTCGTCTTGTAGGTGAAAACATAGAACAAGGTGTGTACCCTGTACAGGAAGCACTTAAAATGGCTGAAAACCTTGAGCTGGATCTGGTAGAAATATCCCCGACAGCGGTTCCCCCTGTTTGTAGAATCATGGATTATCAGAAGTTTCTGTATCAGCAAAAGAAGAAACAGAAAGAGCAGAAAGCTAAATCCACCAAAATCGTTGTTAAGGAGATCCGTTTCGGACCTCAAACTGACGACCACGACTACAACTTCAAGCTGAAACATGCGAAAAGCTTCCTCGAAGAAGGATCTAAAGTAAAAGCTTACGTATTCTTCAAAGGACGCTCTATCCTGTTCAAAGAGCAGGGAGAAGTTTTACTGCTTCGTTTTGCCAACGAACTTGAAGATTACGCAAAAGTGGATCAGTTGCCGGTACTCGAAGGTAAACGCATGATCATCATGCTTTCACCGAAGAAAAAAGAGAAAGCAGCTGAAAAACCAAAACCGGCAGCTCCTGTTGCTGAAAAGCCCAAAGCGGAATAA
- the rpmI gene encoding 50S ribosomal protein L35, with product MPKMKTNSGAKKRFTLTGSGKIKRKHAFKRHILTKKTNKQKRNLTQDGLVHPADVNNVKLLLRLK from the coding sequence ATGCCTAAGATGAAAACTAATTCCGGTGCCAAAAAAAGGTTCACCCTTACCGGATCAGGAAAAATCAAAAGAAAACATGCTTTTAAACGTCACATTCTGACTAAAAAAACCAACAAACAGAAGAGAAATCTTACTCAGGATGGTTTAGTTCACCCAGCTGACGTAAACAACGTTAAACTGTTGCTGAGATTGAAATAA
- the rplT gene encoding 50S ribosomal protein L20 yields MPRSVNHVASRARRKKVLKLTRGYFGSRKNVWTVAKNTWEKGLTYAYRDRKAKKRNFRALWIQRINAAARVNGMSYSKLMGALHKANIDINRKVLADLAMNHPEAFAAIVEKAKNA; encoded by the coding sequence ATGCCTAGATCAGTAAATCACGTTGCTTCAAGAGCAAGAAGAAAAAAAGTTCTGAAATTAACCAGAGGTTACTTTGGTTCAAGAAAAAACGTTTGGACCGTAGCTAAGAATACCTGGGAAAAAGGTTTGACTTACGCTTACCGCGACCGTAAAGCGAAAAAACGCAACTTCCGCGCATTGTGGATCCAACGTATCAACGCAGCTGCACGCGTAAACGGTATGTCTTATTCTAAATTGATGGGCGCTTTGCACAAAGCTAACATCGACATCAACCGTAAAGTTTTGGCCGACTTGGCCATGAACCACCCGGAAGCATTTGCTGCTATCGTAGAAAAAGCAAAAAACGCTTAA
- the rplS gene encoding 50S ribosomal protein L19 encodes MDFIKIAEQAFESGKEHPKFKSGDTVTVAYRIKEGNKERIQEYRGDVIRISGHGQNKRFTVRKISNNVGVERIFPINSPFIESITVNKVGKVRRAKLYYLRALTGKKARIKEKRV; translated from the coding sequence ATGGACTTTATTAAAATTGCCGAACAGGCATTTGAAAGCGGTAAAGAGCATCCTAAATTTAAAAGCGGTGACACTGTAACAGTGGCTTACCGTATTAAAGAGGGTAACAAAGAGCGTATCCAGGAGTATCGTGGTGATGTAATCCGTATCTCTGGTCACGGTCAGAACAAACGTTTTACAGTTCGCAAAATTTCTAACAACGTTGGTGTTGAGCGTATTTTCCCGATCAACTCTCCGTTCATTGAAAGCATCACTGTTAACAAAGTGGGTAAAGTACGTCGCGCTAAGCTGTACTACCTCCGCGCTCTTACTGGTAAAAAAGCAAGAATCAAAGAAAAAAGAGTGTAA